Part of the Erwinia amylovora genome is shown below.
GCGGTGGCGGAGGAAGCGGCAGCGGTCAGGGCAATGCCGGCAAAGACGGTGAGGGGCAAGACGAATTCGTTTTCAATATCTCTAAAGACGAATATCTTGACCTGTTATTCGAGGACCTGGCGCTACCGAATTTGAAGAAGAATCAGCAACGACAGCTTACCGAATATAAGACCCACCGCGCCGGTTACACCGCGAATGGCGTGCCGGCAAATATCAGCGTGGTACGTTCATTGCAGAATTCTCTGGCGCGGCGCACGGCCATGACCGCGGGCAAACGGCGTCTGTTGGCGGAATTGGAGGATGCTCTGCTGCGGGTGGAACAAAGCGAACCCGCTCAGCTGCTGGAGGAACAACGGTTACGTAAGGAAATTGAAGAGCTACGTGCTCGTATTAAGCGCGTGCCTTTTATTGATACTTTTGATTTGCGCTATAAGAATTTTGAAAAGCGTGCTGAACCTTCCAGTCAGGCAGTGATGTTCTGCCTGATGGATGTCTCCGGGTCGATGGATCAGGCCACCAAAGATATGGCTAAGCGTTTCTATATCCTGCTCTATCTGTTTTTAAGCAGAACCTATAAAAACGTCGATGTGGTTTACATTCGCCATCATACTCAGGCGAAAGAAGTGGATGAACAGGAGTTCTTCTATTCTCAGGAAACCGGGGGAACTATCGTTTCCAGTGCGCTTAAATTAATGGATGAAGTAGTCAAGGAACGCTATGACCCGGCACAATGGAATATCTATGCGGCGCAAGCCTCAGATGGTGATAACTGGGCTGATGACTCCCCTTTGTGCCATGAAATATTGGCCAGGCAGATTTTGCCGGTGGTACGATACTACAGTTATATTGAGATCACCCGGCGCGCTCATCAAACTTTGTGGCGTGAATATGAACATCTGCAAAGCACCTTTGATAATTTTGCCATTGAACACATACGGGAGCAGGAGGATATCTATCCGGTGTTCCGTGAACTGTTTAAAAAACAGACAGAAGAAAATTACTGAGTCAATCCCCCTCAGCCGAGATTACATCGGTTGGGGTGCTGCTCCCTGTTGCCGCCTTGTGGCTTTTACCTCAATCTGCAGGAAGTTGCCTCCCGCCTTTGAGAGTCTGCGCTGAAAAAGCTCCTTATCAGCCTGCTCTTTTAATTATTCAACTTGTTAGTGGCACTTTTATCCGTTCGGTCACGGCATAAACTCCACTAATTTCCTGAGCAAAAGAGCTTGACTGTTGAGTTTCCGAAAATTTTTGCAAAAATCAATCCTGATAAGTGGTTTCTGGTAGAGAAATTATCACTCAGTTATATAATTCACTGCTATTTTAATAAGTTATTTATGTTTCGTTTATAACCAGTGGATTAAAGCATGTATGAAATTTCCGGATCCTCTCTCCCCCTCCAACTTCAAACGCTGGGCGCACCCAACAACAGCGAAAAGTCTCGCGTAGTAAACGCAAAGTATTCAGCTACATTAGGAGGAAAATTGCTCAAAGTAGAAAACAACAACGGGAGTAGCTTTGTCATGGCTATGCCCCGTGGCGATTCCCTTTATATTGAAGGGCTGGCAATACGTAAGTGGCCGGACTTGATCCTCCCTGATCCCGCAAATGGCTGAATGAATATTTAACAATATGACCTAATCCTGAACAGGTTACTCTGAATAAATAAGGTGTTGCCATATGATGGCCTTACAGCGGTGCCACCTTATCTTGTTCAATGCACAATGCGGCCGCATCACAGCTGGCAACGCTGGCCTGCTTCGCTTCAACCCCCTTAAGCGACAAAAATACAGATGTCGCATCCCCTGTTATCGCTCAGGCCATCGGTTGTCTGAATGCACCCTGCCCGTTTGCCATAAATAAGGTCATAAGTCACGATTAACCGGGCGCACCGCGTTTATAAAATTGTCCCATATCCGCTCATGCTGGCAATCGATAGCCTGATTGCCTTTTGTTAGCGCTGTGAACAACATTTATTCCTCTGAATTTTACGCTATTATATCGTCACTTTATTTTTGGCGCTTTAAGTCTCGTGATTCGCTTACAGTTTTTGACAATCAGCCTCGTCATACAACACAATATAAAAATAGTTTAAATTCTAAACAGGAGAAATACACATTGGAAGCCAGCGCGATTTACAGTCTCTTCATCATTGGTTCAGTGCTGGTTGCCGCAAGCATTCTGCTAAGCTCTTTTTCCTCCAGGCTGGGGATCCCCATTCTGGTTATTTTCCTTGCGCTTGGCATGCTGGCTGGCGTAGACGGTATCGGTGGCATTGCCTTTGATAACTACCCCGCCGCATACCTGATAAGCAACCTGGCCCTTGCGGTGATCTTGCTCGATGGAGGAATGCGCACCCAGGCCAGTTCTTTTCAGGTCGCTTTAGGTCCGGCACTTTCACTGGCAACGGTTGGCGTTCTTATCACCGCCGGGTTGACCGGATTGGCCGCCGCGTGGCTGTTCGAATTGAATTTGCTTAACGGTTTTCTGGTGGGTGCGATTATTGGCTCCACCGATGCGGCAGCCGTATTTTCACTGTTGGGTGGCAAAGGGCTGAATGAACGCGTCAGCGCCACGCTGGAAATCGAATCTGGCAGCAATGACCCGATGGCCGTTTTTCTCACCATCACGCTGATAGAGATGATCCAGCAGGGGCAAACGGGGCTTAGCTGGATGTTTGTCGTGCATCTGGTACAGCAGTTCGGCCTGGGTATTGTACTCGGTCTGGGCGGCGGCTGGGCGCTGCTGCAGGTGATCAACCGCGTGTCGCTGGCCAGCGGCCTTTACCCACTGCTGGCAGTCAGTGGCGGCATTCTGGTTTTTTCGCTGACCACCGTGCTGGAAGGCAGCGGTATCCTTGCCGTTTATCTGTGTGGTTTTGTGCTAGGAAACCGCCCAATCCGTAACCGCCACGGCATTCTGCAGACTTTTGACGGCATGGCATGGCTAAGCCAGATCGGGATGTTCC
Proteins encoded:
- a CDS encoding YeaH/YhbH family protein yields the protein MAYFIDRRLNGKNKSAVNRQRFLRRYKAQIKQSISGAINKRSVTDVDSGESVSIPIEDINEPSFHQGRGGERYRVHPGNDHFVQNDRVERPQGGGGGSGSGQGNAGKDGEGQDEFVFNISKDEYLDLLFEDLALPNLKKNQQRQLTEYKTHRAGYTANGVPANISVVRSLQNSLARRTAMTAGKRRLLAELEDALLRVEQSEPAQLLEEQRLRKEIEELRARIKRVPFIDTFDLRYKNFEKRAEPSSQAVMFCLMDVSGSMDQATKDMAKRFYILLYLFLSRTYKNVDVVYIRHHTQAKEVDEQEFFYSQETGGTIVSSALKLMDEVVKERYDPAQWNIYAAQASDGDNWADDSPLCHEILARQILPVVRYYSYIEITRRAHQTLWREYEHLQSTFDNFAIEHIREQEDIYPVFRELFKKQTEENY